TGTCCTGGCTTGGGGCGGTAACAATGTTTCATGAACCCCCATTGCCCATCTGATAACTCTTCAAACCTCAATTTTCATCCCCTCAGGCAGAAGAGAGGCCTCAAACTATAACTACTTTTGAAATGAGCTCTAATGTAAAACCCTAATCGCCCAGCGGATAATTCGGCGTCTCGTCTGTAATCAGGACATCATGCGGATGACCCTCATAATATCCGGCTGGCGTGATCCTGACAAATCTCGACTTTTTGTGCATCTCCTCCACGTTCTGTGCGCCAATATAGCCCATGGCTGATCTAAGCCCACCTACCAATTGATAAAGCATCTCTCCGACGGTTCCAGAGTAGGGAATCGCGCCCTCAACACCCTCTGGCACGAACTTCGTCTTGCTGAGATATCTGTCCGTGCTCTCTCCGCTGGACATGGCACCAAGTGAGCCCATACCCCTGTATTGCTTGTACCTTCTTCCTTTGATGGTGACCATTCGCCCAGGAGCTTCATCAGTTCCTGCCAACAAATTACCTAGCATGAGAACATCAGCGCCTATTGCGATGGCTTTAGCTACATCGCCTGAATATCTGATCCCCCCATCGGCGATCAAGGGTATGTCATGCTTATGAGTGATATCTGCAACCTCTGCTATGGCGGTTAGTTGTGGAACTCCGACTCCAGCCACTAATCTTGTTATACAAATAGACCCCGGGCCAACTCCTACCTTCACTCCATCCACGAAGTCAACCAATTCTTCAGCAGCATCTGCGGTTGCAATGTTGCCCACTACCACATCTGCATTAACGTTCTTTTTGATTATTCTAGCAGAGTCTACGACGTTCATGTTGTGCGCATGCGCACAGTCTATCATCAGCACATTCGCACCTGCTTTATCCAGAGCAATAGCTCTCTCGACGTCGAAAGGACCTACTGCTGCTGCCACC
This sequence is a window from Methanocellales archaeon. Protein-coding genes within it:
- the guaB gene encoding IMP dehydrogenase, with amino-acid sequence MKDVFTKKLDVPMGITFDDVLLLPNESRVEPDKADVKSRVSRNILINLPLVSAAMDTVTEANMAIAMAREGGMGVIHRNMSKEKQINEVHEVKRADELLVRDVLTATPDYSVKAVWRLMTEEEVGAVPIVDKKLVGIVSRRDILPLVESDPTKEVKDVMTKDLITAYEGVSLEGALDKMYEHKVERLPVVDEKGNLKGIIAMQNILQRRQYPLASRDESDHLMVAAAVGPFDVERAIALDKAGANVLMIDCAHAHNMNVVDSARIIKKNVNADVVVGNIATADAAEELVDFVDGVKVGVGPGSICITRLVAGVGVPQLTAIAEVADITHKHDIPLIADGGIRYSGDVAKAIAIGADVLMLGNLLAGTDEAPGRMVTIKGRRYKQYRGMGSLGAMSSGESTDRYLSKTKFVPEGVEGAIPYSGTVGEMLYQLVGGLRSAMGYIGAQNVEEMHKKSRFVRITPAGYYEGHPHDVLITDETPNYPLGD